From the genome of Corallococcus macrosporus DSM 14697:
GCCAGCATGCGGCGCCGGATGGTTTCGTCGGAGTCCGTCTGGCGGTCCCGCAGGCGCCGCTCCAACTCCTCCATGGAAGGCGGCAGCACGAAAATCGTCACCGCGTCCGGGTGCTTGCGCTTGATGGCCTGCCCGCCCTGCACGTCGATGTCGAAGATGGCGGCGCTCTTACGCGAACGCGCCTCGTCCACCACCGACTGGGGGCTTCCGTAGAAGTGGCCGTGGACTTCCGCCCACTCCACGAACTCGCCGCGCTCGATCTTCGACTGGAAGGTCGCGACATCAACGAAGTTGTAATCCACCCCCTCGCGCTCCTTCCCCCGAGGCCGGCGGGTGGTGACGCTGATGGAGAACACCGCATCCGGCGTCTCCTTGAGGAGCCGGTGCGCAAGGGTGGTCTTCCCCGCCCCAGACGGCGCGGAGAGCACGAGCAACAAGCCAGGCGGGAGCACGATATTCGCGTTCATTCGACGTTCTGCACCTGTTCGCGGATGCGCTCGACCTCGGCCTTCATCGCCACCACCCGGACGGAAATCTCGGCGTGCTGGCTCTTGGAGCCGGTCGTGTTCACCTCGCGGTGCATCTCCTGCACGAGGAAGTCCATTCGACGGCCAGCGGGCTCGGTGCTGGCCATGAGGGCCCGGAACTGCTCCAGGTGGCTCGCCAGGCGGGTCACCTCTTCGGCGATGTCCGTGCGCTCGGCGAAGAGCGCCACTTCCTGGGCCAGGCGCTGCGGGTCCACCGCGACGCCACTGGCGAGCTCGGCGATGCGGTCAGTGAGCCGCTGCTGGTACTCCTGCACGGCCTTCGGCGCGAGCTGAGCGACCTCCCTGCTCCACCCCTCCAGCAGCTTCACCCGGGCATCGAGGTCCGCATGGATGGCCTCACCCTCGATGCGGCGCATCTTCTCCAGCGCCGTCAGCGCCTGGTCCAGGGCCGCCTGGAGCGCCTGGGAGGCGGACTCCAGCTCCACGCCCTTCTCCTCCAGCCGCACCACCCCTGGTTGGTTCGCCACCTGCGACCAGGCGACGTCTCCCGGGAGGCCCAGCTCGCTGGCCAGCTCTCGGAACGCGCGCACGTACTCACGCGCCAGGCCCAGGTCC
Proteins encoded in this window:
- a CDS encoding YicC/YloC family endoribonuclease, with product MLKSMTGFGAGRARVGDEEVSVELRSLNHKFCEVKARLPRELSSQESLVTKQVKDRLARGSVELLVKRQAPTASGTVPTVDLGLAREYVRAFRELASELGLPGDVAWSQVANQPGVVRLEEKGVELESASQALQAALDQALTALEKMRRIEGEAIHADLDARVKLLEGWSREVAQLAPKAVQEYQQRLTDRIAELASGVAVDPQRLAQEVALFAERTDIAEEVTRLASHLEQFRALMASTEPAGRRMDFLVQEMHREVNTTGSKSQHAEISVRVVAMKAEVERIREQVQNVE
- the gmk gene encoding guanylate kinase, whose translation is MNANIVLPPGLLLVLSAPSGAGKTTLAHRLLKETPDAVFSISVTTRRPRGKEREGVDYNFVDVATFQSKIERGEFVEWAEVHGHFYGSPQSVVDEARSRKSAAIFDIDVQGGQAIKRKHPDAVTIFVLPPSMEELERRLRDRQTDSDETIRRRMLAARSEIERGIASYDYVVVNDDFERAYGELRSVVVAERCRRGRVDVSKLGLGIGG